From one Bradyrhizobium sp. Ash2021 genomic stretch:
- the infA gene encoding translation initiation factor IF-1, translating to MAKEELIQFEGLVTEILPDARYRVQLDAGHEIVAYTAGKMKKNRIKTLAGDRVTIEMSPYDLEKGRLIFRHKDERPSTGAPRGAPPRGGQFRRR from the coding sequence ATGGCTAAAGAAGAGCTGATCCAGTTCGAAGGACTGGTGACCGAAATCCTCCCCGACGCACGCTACCGCGTGCAGCTCGATGCCGGGCACGAGATCGTTGCCTACACCGCCGGCAAGATGAAGAAGAACCGGATCAAGACGCTGGCAGGCGATCGGGTCACGATCGAGATGTCGCCGTATGACCTGGAGAAGGGCCGGCTGATCTTCCGTCACAAGGATGAGCGCCCATCGACCGGAGCCCCGCGCGGGGCACCGCCGCGCGGCGGCCAGTTCCGCCGCCGGTAG
- a CDS encoding cold-shock protein — protein sequence MSMGTVKWFNATKGYGFIQPDDGGNDVFVHISAVERAGLGTLREGQKISYEIVADRRSGKSSADNLRAAG from the coding sequence GTGAGCATGGGAACCGTGAAGTGGTTTAACGCAACCAAGGGCTATGGCTTCATCCAGCCGGATGACGGCGGCAATGACGTGTTCGTGCACATCAGCGCTGTCGAGCGTGCCGGCCTCGGGACGCTGCGTGAAGGCCAGAAGATCTCCTACGAAATCGTGGCGGATCGTCGCTCTGGCAAATCTTCGGCCGACAATCTGCGCGCCGCCGGATAA
- a CDS encoding pilus assembly protein has translation MTSIWLRLRRSAGDFRRDRRGVAALEFAIIAPVMLVMFLGTVEFSSGIAVNRKVTLIARTLADLTSQAAVQAVTDPYLQNIFTASIVIVKPYAQTPVKAQISEIYVDSNQKATVQWSKGATLASGALQATLTASSRNTNDIVTSLVPPALLVKQTYLILSEVSYLYTPANSGTIGYVMSKTGVNLSDVAYTRTRQFACVTYNNVPVVTGTSTCPTP, from the coding sequence ATGACCTCAATCTGGCTTCGCCTACGGCGCTCGGCAGGCGATTTCCGCAGGGATCGCCGCGGTGTTGCCGCGCTCGAATTCGCCATCATCGCGCCGGTGATGCTGGTGATGTTCCTTGGCACGGTCGAGTTTTCGTCCGGCATCGCGGTGAACCGCAAGGTAACGCTGATAGCCAGAACGCTGGCCGATCTGACGTCCCAGGCGGCGGTGCAGGCGGTGACCGATCCCTATCTGCAAAACATCTTCACCGCCAGCATAGTGATTGTGAAGCCGTATGCGCAGACACCCGTGAAGGCGCAGATTTCGGAGATCTATGTCGACTCCAACCAGAAGGCGACAGTTCAATGGAGCAAGGGGGCGACCCTCGCGAGCGGCGCCCTACAGGCGACGCTGACGGCGTCGAGCCGCAACACGAACGATATCGTGACAAGTCTGGTGCCGCCGGCGCTTCTGGTCAAGCAGACCTATTTGATCCTCAGCGAGGTGAGCTATCTCTATACGCCCGCGAACAGCGGCACCATCGGTTACGTGATGTCCAAGACCGGCGTGAATTTGAGCGATGTCGCCTATACGAGAACGCGCCAGTTCGCCTGCGTGACGTACAACAACGTTCCCGTCGTCACTGGCACCTCCACCTGTCCGACGCCCTGA
- a CDS encoding pilus assembly protein: MPHPLTFVAALRRFRRNRRGSAAVEFAMIAPMFIALLFAILESAMVFFASQVLETATQDSARMIMTGQEQNAGKTQTDFKAAVCSKIPALFDCVNGITVDVRNFPQFATVSLPSPIDANGNYVPPSNYSPGGPGDIVVVRAFYQWPIFVTGLGFNLADVSGSKKVLTATAAFQNEPY, from the coding sequence ATGCCGCATCCGCTGACCTTCGTCGCAGCATTGCGCCGGTTCCGCCGCAACCGCCGCGGTTCGGCCGCGGTCGAATTCGCGATGATCGCGCCGATGTTCATTGCGCTGCTGTTCGCGATCCTCGAGAGCGCCATGGTGTTCTTCGCCAGTCAGGTGCTCGAGACCGCGACGCAGGATTCCGCGCGCATGATCATGACCGGTCAGGAGCAGAACGCCGGCAAGACCCAGACGGATTTCAAGGCCGCTGTTTGCTCGAAGATCCCTGCGCTGTTCGATTGCGTGAACGGGATTACCGTCGACGTGCGGAACTTTCCCCAGTTCGCCACCGTCTCCTTGCCTTCCCCGATCGACGCCAACGGCAACTACGTGCCGCCCAGCAATTACAGCCCCGGCGGTCCCGGCGATATCGTCGTGGTGCGGGCATTCTATCAGTGGCCGATATTCGTCACCGGGCTCGGCTTCAACCTCGCAGACGTGAGCGGCAGCAAGAAGGTCCTGACGGCGACCGCCGCGTTCCAGAACGAGCCCTACTAG
- the cpaB gene encoding Flp pilus assembly protein CpaB — translation MNTARIAVLAIAIGAGGIAAYLASGSDKSATPVEPVAQLQTVDVLVAKSDIGLGQTVKPEDMQWQTWPSATASNSFIRRTDKPDGTTQFAGSIARAPFIAGEPIREQKLVKADGSGFMAAILPTGMRAISTEISPETGAGGFILPNDRVDVILSKRVKSQEPGAPDVAVSEIILNNIRVLAIDQAPKEKDGTNALVGKTVTLELKPEQSEALARARQSGSLSLALLSIADGKATTVATVDNTLITVFRGTTSTDVLSCAPLCVRR, via the coding sequence ATGAATACTGCACGCATTGCCGTTCTGGCTATAGCCATCGGCGCTGGCGGCATTGCCGCATATCTTGCCAGCGGATCCGACAAGTCGGCCACCCCGGTCGAGCCGGTTGCGCAGTTGCAGACGGTGGACGTCCTTGTCGCAAAATCCGACATCGGCCTCGGCCAGACGGTGAAGCCAGAGGATATGCAATGGCAGACCTGGCCGTCCGCGACCGCCAGCAACAGCTTCATTCGCCGCACCGATAAACCCGACGGAACGACCCAGTTCGCCGGCTCGATCGCGCGCGCGCCATTCATCGCCGGCGAGCCGATTCGGGAACAGAAGCTGGTAAAGGCCGACGGAAGCGGCTTCATGGCCGCCATCCTGCCCACCGGGATGCGCGCGATCTCGACTGAAATTTCGCCGGAAACCGGCGCCGGCGGCTTTATCCTGCCGAACGACCGGGTCGACGTCATTCTTTCCAAGCGCGTCAAGAGCCAGGAGCCCGGTGCGCCGGACGTCGCCGTTTCCGAAATCATCCTGAACAACATCCGCGTTCTCGCGATCGATCAGGCGCCGAAGGAGAAAGACGGCACCAATGCGCTCGTCGGCAAGACCGTCACCCTCGAGCTGAAGCCGGAGCAGTCGGAGGCGCTTGCCCGCGCGCGCCAGAGCGGATCGCTATCGCTGGCGCTGCTCAGCATCGCAGACGGAAAAGCAACCACCGTTGCCACCGTCGATAACACGCTGATCACGGTCTTTCGCGGAACCACCAGTACGGACGTGCTTAGCTGCGCTCCTCTTTGCGTCCGGCGGTAG
- a CDS encoding sterol desaturase family protein — translation MSLPVEVVEMLGQTLAKVVPVTIVLATLFSVLSHFWACNPGKPWWRKRELATDLCYWFLVPLFARVFRIGLLVVLAAAVFGIQDADDLIAFYDNGHGPLSTLPLWLQAVLLLCLADFMMYWLHRMFHGGGFWKYHAIHHSSEDVDWISAARFHPVNLLLGTIGVDVILLMAGISPNVMLWLGPFNIFHSAFVHANLNWTLGPFKYVVATPVFHRWHHTTQDEGRNTNFAGTFPVLDILFGTFRMPESRLPDHYGVDDQSTFPTEITGQLAYPFRK, via the coding sequence ATGTCACTGCCCGTGGAAGTCGTCGAGATGCTCGGCCAGACGCTTGCCAAGGTGGTGCCGGTCACGATCGTGCTGGCAACCTTGTTCTCGGTGCTGAGCCATTTCTGGGCCTGCAATCCCGGCAAGCCGTGGTGGCGCAAGCGCGAGCTGGCCACCGATCTTTGCTATTGGTTCCTGGTGCCGCTGTTCGCGCGCGTGTTCCGGATCGGGCTGCTGGTGGTTCTGGCCGCCGCGGTCTTCGGCATTCAGGACGCCGACGATCTGATCGCGTTCTACGACAACGGCCATGGGCCGCTGTCGACCCTGCCGCTGTGGCTGCAGGCGGTGCTGTTGCTGTGCCTGGCCGATTTCATGATGTACTGGCTGCACCGCATGTTCCACGGCGGCGGCTTCTGGAAGTACCACGCCATCCATCATTCGTCCGAGGATGTCGACTGGATTTCGGCGGCGCGCTTTCACCCGGTAAACCTGCTGCTGGGGACCATCGGGGTCGACGTCATCCTGCTGATGGCGGGCATTTCGCCCAACGTGATGCTCTGGCTCGGTCCCTTCAATATTTTCCATTCCGCGTTCGTCCACGCCAACCTGAACTGGACGCTCGGTCCGTTCAAATATGTGGTCGCGACCCCGGTGTTCCACCGCTGGCACCACACCACGCAGGACGAGGGCCGCAACACCAATTTCGCCGGCACCTTCCCGGTCCTGGACATCCTGTTCGGGACCTTCCGGATGCCGGAAAGCCGGCTGCCCGACCATTACGGTGTCGATGATCAGTCGACTTTTCCGACCGAAATTACCGGCCAACTTGCCTATCCGTTCCGGAAATAG
- a CDS encoding sterol desaturase family protein, with translation MSNLPLEVVEMVGQTMAKVAPVTIGLALVFTVLSHFWACNPGAPWWRKRELVTDICYWFFVPVFARVFRIGLLVLGASVLFNINDADGLIAFYDNGHGPLSQLPLWVQAVLFLVASDFMLYWLHRMFHGGGFWKYHAIHHSSEDLEWISAARFHPVNLFIGTILVDVILLMAGISPNIMLWVGPFTTFHSAFVHANLNWTLGPFKYVLATPVFHRWHHTSLEEGGNTNFAGTFPVWDILFGTFRMPENVLPQDYGVADEEAVPAAIGGQLAYPFRH, from the coding sequence ATGTCCAATCTGCCCCTGGAAGTTGTCGAAATGGTCGGCCAGACGATGGCCAAGGTGGCGCCGGTCACGATCGGGCTGGCCCTCGTCTTCACCGTGCTATCGCATTTCTGGGCCTGCAATCCCGGCGCGCCATGGTGGCGCAAGCGCGAGCTCGTGACCGACATCTGCTACTGGTTCTTCGTGCCGGTATTTGCCCGCGTGTTCCGGATCGGCCTGCTGGTGCTCGGCGCCAGCGTCCTGTTCAATATCAACGACGCCGACGGGCTGATCGCGTTCTACGACAATGGACACGGTCCGCTGTCGCAGCTTCCGCTCTGGGTCCAGGCGGTGCTGTTCCTCGTCGCATCGGACTTCATGCTCTATTGGCTGCATCGCATGTTCCACGGCGGCGGCTTCTGGAAATATCACGCGATCCATCATTCTTCCGAAGACCTCGAATGGATTTCCGCGGCGCGATTCCATCCGGTCAACCTGTTCATCGGAACGATCCTGGTCGATGTCATTCTGCTGATGGCGGGGATCTCGCCGAACATCATGCTGTGGGTCGGGCCGTTCACGACGTTTCATTCGGCCTTTGTCCACGCCAATCTGAACTGGACGCTCGGCCCGTTCAAATATGTCCTGGCCACGCCGGTATTCCACCGCTGGCACCACACGTCGCTGGAAGAGGGCGGCAATACCAACTTCGCCGGGACGTTTCCGGTCTGGGACATCCTGTTCGGCACCTTCCGGATGCCGGAGAACGTGCTGCCCCAGGACTACGGCGTGGCCGACGAAGAGGCCGTGCCCGCCGCGATCGGCGGACAATTGGCCTACCCGTTCCGCCACTAA
- a CDS encoding Flp family type IVb pilin: MKNLVSRFMKDESGATAIEYGLIAAGIAIAIITAVQGVGTKLTGTFTTISTSLK, translated from the coding sequence ATGAAGAATCTCGTTTCGCGTTTCATGAAGGATGAATCGGGCGCGACCGCCATCGAGTACGGCCTGATTGCCGCCGGTATCGCCATCGCGATCATCACCGCGGTTCAGGGCGTCGGCACCAAGCTGACCGGCACCTTCACGACCATCTCGACCTCGCTGAAATAA
- a CDS encoding prepilin peptidase, protein MILDIARLLLFPALMAFAAASDLFTMTISNRVSLALAVGFLVLAPLGGMGLQAMLLHLGAGATVLAVAFACFAMGWMGGGDAKVAAAVALWFGFDHLLEFLVYASLFGGALTLLLLQFRQWPLPYPLTGQAWLLRLHDKQSGIPYGIALAIGALMVYPETEWIKTVDLSHFAMR, encoded by the coding sequence ATGATCCTCGATATCGCGCGCCTTCTGCTGTTTCCGGCCCTGATGGCGTTCGCGGCGGCGAGCGACCTCTTCACCATGACGATTTCGAACCGGGTGTCGCTGGCGCTGGCGGTGGGCTTCCTGGTCCTTGCGCCGCTGGGCGGCATGGGCCTGCAGGCCATGCTTTTGCACCTCGGAGCCGGTGCGACCGTCCTGGCCGTGGCCTTTGCCTGTTTCGCGATGGGCTGGATGGGCGGCGGCGACGCCAAGGTGGCGGCGGCGGTCGCGCTCTGGTTCGGTTTCGACCATCTCCTCGAGTTCCTGGTCTACGCGTCGCTGTTCGGCGGCGCGCTCACGCTGTTGCTGCTGCAGTTCCGGCAATGGCCCCTGCCCTACCCGCTGACGGGTCAGGCCTGGCTGCTCAGGCTCCACGACAAGCAGAGCGGAATCCCCTATGGCATCGCGCTCGCGATCGGCGCGCTGATGGTCTATCCGGAAACCGAGTGGATCAAGACGGTCGACCTGTCCCACTTCGCGATGCGCTGA
- a CDS encoding type II and III secretion system protein family protein — protein sequence MKCRGNQPMLRAFMVRALSFSAIAALTLNPALTPVVASDYRAPAPVAADGQMNARFISLGIGKSIVIDLPRDIKDVLVADPKIANAVVRSAQRAYIIGAAVGQTNIVFFDSAGQQIAAYDIAVKRDLNGVRAMLKATLPNSEIQIDGVGDSVVLTGMAATPIEAQQAGDLAAHLVGGADKVVNSIAVRGRDQVMLKVTVAEVQRSIIKQLGIDLNASLNYGTAVVKFNNANPFTASNAPLVAGNNLTTSFGATPTVQATLRAMESAGVVRTLAEPNLTAISGESATFISGGEFPIPTGVTCQTTTAGAIGQCVQTVAFKKFGISLNFTPVVLTEGRISLRVMTEVSEVSTENSLTGGVNGTTIPSIKTRRAETTLEIPSGGSMAMAGLIQEQTKQAINGLPGLAQLPVLGTLFRSRDFVNSQTELMVIVTPYVVRAVAQKELSRPDDGFANASDPQADLLGSINRIYGVPGRVEPARNYRGTYGFITD from the coding sequence ATGAAGTGCAGGGGGAATCAGCCGATGCTGCGGGCGTTTATGGTCCGCGCCCTGTCGTTTTCGGCCATCGCCGCACTCACGCTCAATCCGGCTTTGACGCCGGTGGTGGCGAGCGACTACCGCGCCCCCGCGCCCGTCGCCGCCGACGGACAGATGAACGCACGCTTTATCTCGCTCGGAATCGGCAAATCCATCGTGATCGACCTGCCGCGCGACATCAAGGATGTACTGGTCGCCGATCCGAAGATCGCCAACGCCGTGGTCCGCTCCGCCCAGCGCGCCTATATCATCGGCGCCGCGGTGGGCCAGACCAACATCGTATTCTTCGATTCCGCGGGCCAGCAGATCGCAGCCTATGACATTGCCGTCAAGCGCGACCTCAACGGCGTGCGCGCCATGCTGAAAGCGACGCTGCCGAACTCGGAAATCCAGATCGACGGCGTCGGCGACAGCGTGGTGCTGACCGGCATGGCGGCAACCCCGATCGAGGCGCAGCAGGCCGGCGATCTCGCCGCACACCTCGTCGGCGGCGCGGACAAGGTCGTCAATTCGATCGCGGTCCGCGGCCGCGACCAGGTGATGCTGAAGGTCACGGTCGCCGAGGTCCAGCGCTCGATCATCAAGCAGTTGGGCATCGACCTCAACGCCAGCCTGAATTACGGCACCGCGGTCGTGAAATTCAACAATGCCAACCCGTTCACCGCAAGCAATGCGCCGCTTGTCGCCGGCAACAACCTTACCACGTCGTTCGGCGCCACGCCGACGGTCCAGGCGACGTTGCGCGCGATGGAAAGCGCGGGCGTGGTGCGGACACTCGCCGAACCCAATCTGACTGCGATCTCCGGCGAATCCGCGACATTTATTTCGGGCGGCGAATTTCCAATTCCGACCGGCGTAACCTGCCAAACCACGACGGCGGGCGCTATCGGACAATGCGTGCAGACGGTTGCTTTCAAGAAATTCGGCATCTCGCTCAACTTCACGCCGGTGGTGCTGACCGAGGGACGGATCAGCCTGCGGGTCATGACCGAAGTGTCGGAAGTCTCGACCGAAAACTCTTTGACCGGCGGTGTCAATGGAACGACGATTCCCTCGATCAAGACCCGTCGCGCGGAAACCACGCTGGAAATTCCCTCGGGCGGCTCGATGGCCATGGCGGGCCTGATCCAGGAACAGACCAAACAGGCCATCAACGGCTTGCCGGGTCTGGCGCAATTGCCGGTTCTAGGCACGCTGTTCCGCAGCCGCGACTTCGTCAACAGCCAGACCGAGCTGATGGTCATCGTGACGCCCTATGTGGTTCGGGCGGTTGCCCAGAAGGAGTTGTCGCGCCCGGATGACGGCTTTGCGAATGCCTCGGATCCGCAGGCCGATCTCCTGGGCAGCATCAATCGCATCTACGGCGTTCCGGGCCGCGTCGAGCCGGCACGGAATTATCGCGGCACCTACGGCTTTATCACGGACTGA
- a CDS encoding CpaD family pilus assembly protein, translating into MTSRIPADRGRALRVAGALIGLAVVLGACKHTDEDLAAVSYSPDYRQRHPIAIQEANRSIIVFVGQARGGLSATQRADVMGMAKSWLREGTGAISIDIPVDTPNARAATESLREIQATFAAAGVPPRAVTVRQYHPEDPRHMAAIRLNYPKISAVAGPCGLWPEDLGPSINNKNYFENKSYYNFGCANQRNLAAMVDNPSDLVQPRDETPAYTARRAEAFEKYRKGVTTTTIYPEAEKAKLSDTGK; encoded by the coding sequence ATGACATCCAGAATACCCGCCGACCGCGGCCGCGCGCTGCGCGTCGCCGGCGCGCTGATCGGTCTTGCGGTGGTGCTGGGAGCCTGCAAGCACACCGATGAGGATCTGGCGGCGGTGAGCTACTCCCCCGATTATCGCCAGCGTCATCCGATCGCCATCCAGGAAGCTAACCGCTCGATCATCGTTTTCGTCGGTCAGGCCCGCGGCGGGCTTTCCGCTACCCAGCGCGCCGACGTGATGGGGATGGCGAAGAGCTGGCTTCGCGAAGGCACCGGCGCCATCAGCATCGATATACCCGTCGATACGCCGAACGCGAGGGCGGCGACCGAGTCACTCCGGGAGATCCAGGCGACGTTCGCCGCCGCCGGCGTACCGCCGCGCGCGGTCACCGTTCGCCAGTATCATCCGGAAGATCCGCGCCACATGGCGGCGATCCGGCTGAATTATCCCAAAATCTCGGCGGTGGCCGGTCCCTGCGGCCTGTGGCCCGAGGACCTCGGACCGTCGATCAACAACAAGAACTACTTCGAAAACAAGTCGTACTACAATTTCGGCTGCGCCAACCAGCGCAATCTGGCGGCGATGGTCGACAACCCGTCGGACCTCGTGCAGCCGCGTGACGAGACGCCGGCCTATACCGCCCGGCGTGCCGAAGCCTTCGAGAAATATCGCAAGGGTGTAACGACCACGACGATCTATCCAGAGGCCGAGAAGGCCAAACTCAGCGATACAGGCAAATGA
- a CDS encoding AAA family ATPase, with protein MISYARQNPEQQPDGTPPSAEDHIAPAPRVSVQAFCETVETAGAVQSAGEDRRLGKAHLKIQMGGMAAAVEAYRSAPTPNVIILETEGRSDILSGLDQLATVCDSGTRVIVIGRLNDVALYRELVRRGVSDYVIAPVSTIDIVRSVCNLFSAPEAKAVGRIIAVVGAKGGVGASTLAHNVAWAIARDLALDSVVADLDLAFGTAGLDYNQDPPQGIADAVFSPDRIDTAFIDRLLSKCTDHLSLLAAPATLDRVYDFGADAFDSIFDTLRTTMPCIVLDIPHQWSGWTKRALIAADDILIVAAPDLANLRNTKNIFDLLKASRPNDRAPLYCLNQVGVPKRPEINASEFAKAIESQPIASIPFEPQMFGSAANNGQMIAEISATHRTTEMFLQIAQRLTGRGETKKPRGMSFLSPLIDKLRAK; from the coding sequence ATGATCAGCTACGCGCGCCAGAACCCAGAACAGCAGCCGGACGGCACGCCGCCGTCCGCCGAAGACCACATCGCGCCCGCACCGCGCGTGTCGGTGCAGGCATTTTGCGAAACCGTGGAGACGGCGGGCGCCGTGCAATCGGCCGGTGAAGACCGCCGCCTCGGCAAGGCGCATCTCAAGATCCAGATGGGCGGCATGGCCGCCGCGGTGGAGGCTTATCGCTCGGCGCCGACGCCGAACGTGATCATTCTGGAGACGGAAGGCCGCAGCGACATCCTTAGCGGCCTCGACCAGCTCGCGACCGTATGCGACTCCGGAACCCGCGTAATCGTGATCGGCCGCCTCAACGATGTCGCGCTTTATCGCGAGCTGGTGCGCCGCGGCGTCAGCGACTACGTGATCGCGCCGGTCAGCACCATCGACATCGTGCGTTCGGTCTGCAACCTGTTCTCGGCGCCGGAGGCCAAGGCCGTCGGCCGCATCATCGCCGTCGTCGGCGCCAAGGGCGGCGTCGGCGCATCGACGCTCGCGCATAACGTCGCCTGGGCGATCGCGCGCGACCTCGCGCTGGATTCCGTGGTCGCCGATCTCGACCTCGCGTTCGGCACCGCCGGCCTCGACTACAATCAGGACCCGCCGCAGGGCATCGCCGACGCGGTCTTCTCGCCCGACCGGATCGATACCGCGTTCATCGATCGCCTGCTGTCGAAATGCACCGACCACCTCAGCCTGCTGGCCGCACCGGCGACGCTCGATCGGGTCTATGATTTCGGCGCCGACGCCTTCGACTCGATCTTCGATACGCTCCGCACCACGATGCCCTGCATCGTGCTCGATATTCCCCATCAATGGTCGGGATGGACCAAGCGCGCCCTGATCGCCGCCGACGACATTCTGATCGTCGCCGCGCCCGATCTCGCCAATTTGCGCAATACCAAGAACATCTTCGATCTCCTGAAGGCCTCGCGGCCGAACGATCGCGCGCCGCTGTATTGTCTCAATCAGGTCGGCGTGCCGAAACGCCCCGAGATCAACGCCAGCGAGTTCGCGAAGGCGATCGAGAGCCAGCCGATCGCGTCTATCCCGTTCGAACCGCAGATGTTCGGCTCGGCGGCGAATAATGGCCAGATGATCGCGGAAATCTCCGCCACGCATCGCACCACCGAAATGTTCCTGCAGATTGCGCAGCGGCTGACCGGCCGCGGCGAGACCAAGAAGCCTCGGGGGATGTCGTTTCTGTCGCCCCTGATCGACAAGTTGCGGGCCAAGTAG
- a CDS encoding CpaF family protein, translating into MFGKRSGNESDTRALRPAIQTPEAPSVAPVVAREAPAPAVASPPLAPAKAPPPAMDNRRSDNYYQVKATIFGALIEAIDLAQLAKLDGESAREEIRDIVNEIIAIKNIVMSIAEQEELLDDICNDVLGYGPLEPLLSRDDIADIMVNGAGTVFIEVAGKIQKTGIRFRDNQQLLNICQRIVSQVGRRVDESSPICDARLADGSRVNAIVPPLAIDGPALTIRKFKKDKLTLDQLVKFGAISPEGAEILQIIGRVRCNVLISGGTGSGKTTLLNCLTQFIENDERIITCEDAAELQLQQPHVVRLETRPPNIEGEGQVTMRELVRNCLRMRPERIIVGEVRGPEAFDLLQAMNTGHDGSMGTLHANNPREALSRCESMITMGGFSLPSRTIREMICASIDVVVQAARLRDGSRRITHITEVMGMEGDTIITQDLFVYDLVGEDANGKIIGQHRSTGIGRPRFWDRARYYGEEKRLAAALDAAEVVGKS; encoded by the coding sequence GTGTTTGGTAAGCGTAGCGGAAATGAAAGCGACACGCGGGCACTCAGGCCCGCCATTCAGACGCCGGAAGCCCCTTCCGTCGCGCCCGTCGTTGCGCGCGAAGCACCCGCGCCGGCCGTCGCGTCGCCGCCGCTCGCGCCCGCCAAGGCGCCTCCGCCCGCCATGGATAACCGGCGGTCCGACAATTATTACCAGGTCAAGGCGACCATCTTCGGCGCCCTGATCGAGGCGATCGACCTTGCCCAGCTCGCCAAGCTCGACGGCGAGTCGGCACGCGAGGAAATTCGCGACATCGTCAACGAGATCATCGCGATCAAGAACATCGTGATGTCGATCGCCGAGCAGGAAGAGCTGCTCGACGACATCTGCAACGACGTGCTCGGATACGGCCCGCTGGAGCCGCTATTGTCGCGCGACGATATCGCGGACATCATGGTCAACGGCGCCGGCACGGTATTCATCGAAGTCGCCGGCAAGATCCAGAAGACCGGCATCCGCTTCCGCGACAATCAGCAGCTTCTCAATATCTGCCAGCGCATCGTCAGCCAGGTCGGCCGCCGCGTCGACGAGTCCTCGCCGATCTGCGACGCCCGTCTCGCCGACGGCAGCCGCGTCAACGCCATCGTGCCGCCGCTGGCTATCGACGGCCCCGCGCTCACCATCCGCAAATTCAAGAAGGACAAGCTGACGCTCGATCAGCTGGTCAAGTTCGGCGCCATCTCGCCGGAAGGCGCCGAAATTCTGCAGATCATCGGCCGCGTCCGCTGCAACGTGCTGATCTCCGGCGGCACCGGCTCCGGCAAGACCACGCTCCTGAACTGCCTGACCCAGTTCATCGAGAATGACGAGCGCATCATTACCTGCGAAGACGCCGCCGAGCTCCAGTTGCAGCAGCCGCATGTGGTGCGGCTGGAAACCCGTCCGCCCAACATCGAGGGAGAAGGCCAGGTCACCATGCGCGAACTGGTCCGCAACTGCCTGCGTATGCGGCCTGAACGCATCATCGTCGGCGAAGTCCGCGGACCCGAAGCATTCGACCTGCTGCAGGCCATGAACACCGGCCACGACGGCTCGATGGGGACCTTGCATGCCAACAATCCGCGCGAAGCCCTGTCGCGCTGCGAATCGATGATCACGATGGGCGGATTTTCGCTGCCGTCGCGCACCATTCGCGAGATGATCTGCGCCTCGATCGACGTCGTCGTGCAGGCCGCGCGGCTGCGCGACGGCTCGCGGCGCATCACCCACATCACCGAAGTGATGGGCATGGAAGGCGACACCATCATCACCCAGGACCTGTTCGTGTACGACCTGGTCGGCGAGGACGCGAACGGCAAGATCATCGGCCAGCACCGTTCGACCGGAATCGGACGCCCGCGGTTTTGGGACCGCGCGCGATATTACGGCGAAGAGAAGCGGCTCGCGGCCGCGCTCGATGCCGCCGAAGTTGTCGGAAAGAGTTGA